The stretch of DNA GGTTGAGTGACCTGAAAAGGCGACTTAAATTTTCCCATTTGCTGTCCAATAAAATGTTGAATTGAATAGGCAGCTGTTTTTTGAcgtaaaactgttttattgaagCGTCCAGGACATGTCCTCTcagatttaaaatgtaatttgaaTGTAATACCTTACGAAATCTAAcgttaaattaaaaataatgtaatacATTGTCGCAAGCATTCAGAAGATTGCCTTGTTCGAGTCAACCGAATGatctattgttattatttttctaaacGCGATTTATCTTTAGGCTAAATGTATATTGACTCACTACACACGTGTGGGTGATGTATTGTGTACCCTGTTTAGTAGCCTACATTTCGTTGCTGAAAGTCATACATTGGATGGTTTGTAGTGTCTGGTTTCCTGTCTTCATACAGATGTAACGTTGTACAGCTGGAtgtgcattatcctgcttacATGACCACGTAAATAATAATTGGACACAAAATAAAgatttgtaatattttattagcttatttttaacaaatacatGCTGGTATCGGTAAGAAGTACAGATCAATATCAATTTCCAAAGAAGACGGTACCTATATGAGCGGTGTTTTGTCATTTTTAGGagtgaccaatcagaatcaagtgttTCGTGCGGCGTATACTGCAATCATTTGAGTTTGTGTGCTCACCCTCTGTAGTCTATGCAACTTTTTTATgggaaaaaactaaataaacttTTTATGGAAACTTCTATTGTGAAAGAAACTGaatatttaattgtttttttctaCAGTACTGTCGTGTGCTTTTTCAACCTCTTTTCTCATTCTGTCAaattcatattgttttatagcCTTTTCTCAATCAAACCTGTACATTTTTACTAGTCTGGAGTCTGGAGCATGATCTATAAATGAAAATCTAAAAAACACCCCTAAAGATTGGCACATGTGTGTGCCTATCCAGTATACAACATAACAGTATGAGAGAGCGATATCAGCCCGGTAAAGGAAGTGTGGCCAGTCCAGCTCTTCTGGAGTGTTTTGGGTTCCACCAGAAACAGTATTCAAAGTTTGGCTCTTTGAGATGCAACCGCCTTACCAAAGCCTTCCAGCCAATCCGCTGTCACCCAGAGGCACAGCCCCGCCCAAAACAATGTATGTGTTTCCCTTCTTTGTTATATTCTTGTATAGCAGAGTAGACCTCAAGGTGTGATCAAGCCATGAATTTATTGACATATGTgttaaatgtttttagtaaatttcGACTACTTGACAAGCCACATATTGTGCATGGTTGTCACCCTCAGTCCCCCGTGTAAATGGTCACTCTAAAGCTGAGCAGCGGGTGGTGAGAGACACAGCCATGGGTTGTGACAGCACTTCAGTGATGAGCAGCGAGCTGGAGTCAAGCTCCTTCCTCGACAGCGAGGAGGATGAGAATGCTAGCAGGTCAGGATCGAAAAATTAACAAACTTTTATGTCAAATTGCTATAAATAACACCGTTTGTTAAGTATGCTTATTGTTTCACATAGACTGAGCAGTTCAACAGGCCAAAGCTCCTCGTTTCAGTTAATGAAGAGACACAAACGCAGGCGCAGACGACACAAAGTGACAAAAATTGACCGGGtgagacttgcatgtgtgtaTGGTCCGTAATATACTGTGCGGTTTTTTGGTACCTTATGTAACTCCATCGCTTTTACTTTCACAGTCCTCTTCCTTCAGCAGTATCACAGATTCAACCATGAGCCTCAACATCATCACAGTGACCCTTAACATGGGTAAGATCAGCTTACCCCAAAGTGCACATCTTTGGGTACGCTACATCGCAATTCTTCACTTTCCCTTACTATTTTCCTCTCTCTTGCACAGAGAAGTATAACTTTCTTGGTATCAGTATTGTGGGCCAGAGTAATGATCGAGGAGATGGTGGCATCTACATTGGCTCCATCATGAAGGGAGGAGCTGTGGCAGCAGATGGAAGGATAGAGCCAGGAGACATGCTGCTGCAGGTGGGTTGAGCTTTAGGAGACCTGTTCCTTTTTAACACTTATTTATACTTAATTTATAGAGATGCagcgataccgatactggtatcgggtatcggcctcgataccacattttctaaagtactcgtactcgttaaaagtcccccgataccagggatcgataccacggtttgagaaatgtctatgtttgagcggcgtgtaaggggttgatgcctcttgtgttgtccaaagaggcagagtttacaacaaactggaaaactagtcccttgtttttttgttaaattatatgactaaagctgttacctgtaaatttaaatcatgtttttttattaagtactcggtatcggtatcggcaagtactgaaatgcaagtactcgtactcgtactcgtattccaaaaaagtggtatcggcgcATCCCTATTAATTTATGATGAAATTAGATATTAAATTAGTATATAAAGATCCATGGTCTCttgtttattccttttttcCAACGCAGCATTGTAGAGTTAATACAGTGAAGTGACTCGACGATGATATGTCTTTTTCAACTTTATCTTTAATACAAGGTGGAAGCTTAGGCTTGTGTTTACATTAGTATTTTAGAGATTATCTCGATATCCAGGCACAGCTGTCAAATGCCTCCAGCAGTTACTAATCCTTATTGAGTGACATATTACAGTAATGAAGGTGGATTAGACTGATACTCTACATGCACATGGCACAGTGTGGCAGACTGATAATCTGAACATAACCATAAAAGGTTTTAGCATcgttgtatatatattttagtttcCAACACTAAGGGCTGTCACGATCATGAAATTTTTCTGATTAATTTCCTAATAatttatgacgattaattgtctgttttattgctttgacatttaattctcatacagtactttttttgttgaattgttttttttaaataatgaaataattttctcacattgttgtgattatttaaattaattatttgcaaggtttacctggcattaaatattaatacacataacacacatttaaaagtaataatttaattaatatatttcaaaaactGGAAATTCTTCATAagatataaacaacacaataaagtgtctaaaaataaatgaaaataaaatgcaatacCAGAACAGGTCTTAAATAGTAGCCAATCCTACTAAGGTCATATTTGGGTCTGGACCACGTTTCTAGTGgctgcaaaaaaaatcaattccttACAGATCCTTAACATTATACACTTCCCTGAATTTggaattgctgttttggaaatgtatgttttgtatgttttatcTGCATTTTTTTCCACTGTATTGAATGGCTTTGCATAATGTATCGTGTTACACTGTTAAGTAGGGctgcaaagattaatcgcgtgtcccattaaaaatgcctttgAAATCGATTCACGCACAAGCTATGCATGAaatgtgtttcatgcacagcttgtgcgtgtactacggcatttggtcagtagaaAGTCCTTATGAATCTAacatcattatgagtcggagtcgtttataacgttcatttaaaaaagctaattttctttattatcatgaaaatacctgaaacaatttgaagaacagcaatataaatattcctatagacatttcctggaatagcattTGTAATGGTACTTCtcctgtggcacaaagggagtttctgcacgagagcacCCCCTGGCTTTAGGATGTTCCGGGATTTCACCATAATTTTATTACAATttattcattgagaaaacgcacatttgcacgaATAATCATTGCAGCCCTACTGTTAAGGGTTGTCATCTGATACAGTCTCATTTATACTGGCGCTGCAGCacccccttgtgtttttagagagatgtgcaatcattgcggtgatttGAAATCATcacgatgaggtcaaacaatcatTATGAGacaattatttaatcattgtgacaccCCTACAACACCTCCCCTCGTCTGTATGTCCTTATCAGTATCGAGTGCCATGTATTGTCAGGGAATTAGATGTAgaattaaatgtacatttttccTGTTTGTATTTGTAGTTGGTATCAGCTGGTCCTAGTATAACAATCCTATAGGGGACATGTATCATTTAAGTCTGGTGGTCTTTATATATGAAAGATAAGGGTCTGATTAAATAGTTTTGCCACATTTTGATTTGCAGGTAAATGATGTGAACTTTGAGAACATGAGCAATGACGATGCAGTTAGGATCCTCAGAGAGATTGTCTCAAAGAATGGGTAAGAGTGAAGAGGAAAAAAGTGTCAAAACAtgttgtaaatttgttttagtTGACCAGTGTCCTTGTCTTCAATAGCCCTATCAGTCTCACAGTCGCCAAATGCTGGGACCCTTCCCCTCGCAGTTACTTTACAATACCCAGAGgtgagcacacacacacattttgtttttttgcaaatgtagatatacacaaaatatatttatttatctaaGATATTTTGCTTATCTTTTTTTCCAAAGCTGAACCAGTTAGACCAATTGACCCAGCAGCCTGGATTTCCCACACTACTGCACTAACAGGGTCTTACCCACAAAATGGTATAGTCCACTTTTTGACGGCTCAAGTTTGTTTGAAGGCACAGCCCTAATCTTCTGGTTGTCTTTGTGTTCCTCGCAGAGTTTGACGATCTCCCTCTTACAATGGGAAAGACAGACATGGCCACCATTGTCAAGGTGATGAAGCTCCCAGACTCAGGGCTAGAAATCCGTGACCGAATGTGGCTAAAGATTACCATTGCCAATGCGGTTATAGGTGAGATATTACTGTGTCTTTTTTCCTTTAATAGGTTTGTGTtcataaactacattttaatgATGTGTGAAATATGGATGAGCAAGTTATTGAACTAGTTCagcaactttttttagtacaaTTTTAATATTGTTAGCATTGGTGGTTGGGGGGGTGAAATAAATGAACTTGGCAAAAAGACATGGCAGAGGGTGCTAACATTTCAACAGTGTTGATGTGGATATATAtagacgcacgtgatacacgtctggatccgaactttacttccggtttcgtttttttaatggtctgactagttgctaaactgatctgttgaacaaatgcctcgtcgaaaataacaaatgttttggttttctgtgtgttgtttttttgcttgttatataaataaactacatttaaagtactttgttgttatttattattagcggagtttaccggaagttacgtgcagaccgcgacagccgcttgtttatgttgttactgctgaaaccgtctatattagtttatatattttttataagtgaattaaataaaaaatacacatatattatgtttttatgttatttctTTCTATTTCCCATTTTTTATATTCATTCTGTTTTAAGCTGCACTGCTACAGCCAccaaaacacattttatataATTAATCCAACCCtctaaacaatatattttaaagtgtctgtttatttttttgtgtgctctGATTGTATTTTGTGCTTTACAGGAGGTGATGTAGTGGACTGGCTCTACTCACGGGTCGAAGGATTCAAAGACAGACGAGATGCCAGAAAATACGCAAGCAGCCTCTTGAAGCATGGTTATCTCAGACACACCGTCAACAAAATCACCTTCTCTGAACAGTGCTACTACACTTTTGGAGATCTCTGCCAAAGTATGACAAACATTGCTACTTTTCCTTCCTAGTTCATACATTTTGagtattaactttattttaaatggtaTTTAGGCAATGTGCAAACAGTACCTATTATAATATCCTAAATCTTTATTCTGGATTATCTTTATTGCTCACTTGCTTTACAGATATGGCTACACTAAACCTGAATGAAGGTTCAAGTGGTGCTGGTTCAGAGCAGGACACGCTGGCCCCTCTTCCACCTCCTTCCACTAACCCATGGCCCATGGGTGGCCAACCCTTTCCCTATCCACCCTTCTCCACGGCTCCCTCTGGCTTCCCTCCAGGATATTCCGACCCCTGCCACAGTTTTCACAGTGGCAGTGGAGGAAGCCAGCACAGTGAGGGTGAGTGATTATAACTGAATTTACTAAAGGATAATTCACACTGAACTGACAAACTCCCAACAAATTAATATGCCTTAATATGTTCACCCGTTATGTTTTGAGCTGAGGTTGTATTTAAAATCAAATATGGGGATCTGGTGGTTATAGGTGTAAAGTGTtttaagttttatatttttataatatcgATTTGGCTCATTTCATGATTCACTTCAATGTTAATTCCTGCTTGCTTTGAATTTGTCAGCCTTCATCTTCACTTCTGCTTCACATGAAT from Paramisgurnus dabryanus chromosome 14, PD_genome_1.1, whole genome shotgun sequence encodes:
- the dvl1b gene encoding segment polarity protein dishevelled homolog DVL-1b, encoding MAETKIIYHIDEEETPYLVKLSVAPEKVTLADFKNVLSNRPVNSYKFFFKSMDQDFGVVKEEVSDDNAKLPCFNGRVVSWLVLAESSHTDGMSVCTDSHTELPPPLERTGGIGDSRPPSFHANAVNSRDGLDTETGSESVLRHRRERERERTRRRRDEFPRVNGHSKAEQRVVRDTAMGCDSTSVMSSELESSSFLDSEEDENASRLSSSTGQSSSFQLMKRHKRRRRRHKVTKIDRSSSFSSITDSTMSLNIITVTLNMEKYNFLGISIVGQSNDRGDGGIYIGSIMKGGAVAADGRIEPGDMLLQVNDVNFENMSNDDAVRILREIVSKNGPISLTVAKCWDPSPRSYFTIPRAEPVRPIDPAAWISHTTALTGSYPQNEFDDLPLTMGKTDMATIVKVMKLPDSGLEIRDRMWLKITIANAVIGGDVVDWLYSRVEGFKDRRDARKYASSLLKHGYLRHTVNKITFSEQCYYTFGDLCQNMATLNLNEGSSGAGSEQDTLAPLPPPSTNPWPMGGQPFPYPPFSTAPSGFPPGYSDPCHSFHSGSGGSQHSEVSQSSSSNPSVGRTQRSLPREKDRKSTGSGGSESDSANRAGGKRCERSGSQLSHRSHALSSHSHAHSGHSQTHSRVPSQHSRTSFSYSHTFSKYGRASCALSERSHASSYGPPGLPPPYSLARLTPKGAFNSGPPGAPPVRELGVIPPELTASRQSFQHAMGNPCEFFVDIM